In the genome of Bacteroidales bacterium, the window CATCTTGCAGAATGAAGGGTGCAAAGATATAATTAATTAAGCAATGAACAAGGGAAAAGGCTGGAAAACAGAAGGCTTGTTATTCTCAGTTTTAAAATCGCAGAGGGAACGACTATGTGCATTGAAACACTCTTCCGGTGATGAACCAGATCAGTTTAACTTTGTTTTATATAAAAGACTCAAGGATGTTCGCGACACAAAGAATTATCATTACCCTGCTATTTTTTATCCCTTTATTAGCCGGATGCAACCAAGTAGATAAGAAGATTATGACAAATGAACAAAGTATAACTGCAGAAGCAGGAAATGACACAGCTACTTTTGGGATGGGATGTTTCTGGTGTACAGAAGCTGTCTTCCAACAGTTAAAGGGAGTTGTTTCTGTAACGTCAGGCTACACAGGCGGGAATGTCAAAAATCCTGCATACAGGGAAGTCTGCACAGGCCTCACTGGTCATGCGGAGGTATCCCAGATTGTATATGATACCAACATCATTAGTTTCTCAGAGCTATTGGAAGTATTCTGGACGGCTCATGACCCCACCACTTTGAACAGGCAGGGTGCAGACCAGGGCACTCAGTACAGATCGGCTGTTTTTTATCACAATGAATCGCAGAAACAACTGGCTGAAACCTATAAAAAGAAGTTGAATGAGGAAAAGGCTTATCCTAACCCGGTGGTTACAGAGATTAGTCCGTTGACAATATTTTACAAAGCAGAAGATTACCACATGGATTATTACAATACCAATGGAAGTGCTCCCTATTGCAAATTTGTGATTGAACCAAAGGTGGAAAAAATCAGAAAAGTGTTTAAAGAGAAGACCCGGTAGAGGCACAAAATTTTCAAAACAAGATGCTTCTTTGTTTTTTCCTGGCTCAAACTAGAATTGAGGAGACCCTGGCATGAAGGTTTTCTATTTTGCAATAATCTCGAGGCTTGAAGAAATTTCAAATTCTTTCATGTCAGCTCCAATCCCTCTGACCAGGATCAGGTATTTGCCGGATGAAGCGGGTGCTTTTGTTCGGAGAATGGTTTCAATACCCTCATTATAAGATATCTGAGGTATCCATAGCAGCGTATTTCTAGAGTCAGGCAGATGCATATTTCGAGAAAGATCCAATTCCTTTTTACCCAATTCTGTGAAAAATTGGTAGTTGATAAATTTTCCATTGGGTGGTAATTTGATACCTGCGAAGTCATTCTTTTTTGATATAAATGAGATAATTCCTCCATAAATAATATCTCCCTTTATATAGATATCGTTTACCAGTTCCACCCTATCAATCACTGAAGGGGAAATTGCGAGCAGGCTTTCAATATCATCTACCATGACCCAGTCGATGAGCACCATAGGTTCATAAATGGACATCTCCGGCTTCGTGTTAATGAACCTGAAAACTTTTTTACCCTCAGACTTTCTCACATTCATCATCACCGGGATTTCCCTGAAATAATCCTCCACAGTGGGCAGTTCTATATAGGATTCCATGATCAGCTTTTCAGATTTAGAGCCATAGAAAGGAATACCTGCAAAACTATTTGTAACAGGGTTCATTGCAGTATCAGGATAATACTGATTAGAAATTTTATAATTTCGGATCAGGTTTAATGCCAGGACTGATTCGGCGCTATCAAGGCGAAGTTCTCCAACAGGCAACCTTCTTTTTCCAGGGCTAAAATCATTGTCAATAAAGATTTCCGGCTGTTTACCCTCCCTCTTTTCGGTACAAAGGAATAAATCTTTTAAGCCATAACGATCCGGTAAGGCAAAGCAGAAAAACCCCGATTCATCTGTTTTTCTTGCCATTACATCCTTCTCTCCAATGATGGTAGCACTTACCCTGATCCCCTGTATGGGTTGCTTAGTAAGCTTATCAATGATTACCCCGGAGATGGATACACCTCTTGTATCAGGTAGGAGGTTACGCACAGAATCTGTAAAATAGAGTTTTTGAATTACTTTATGCTGTGGCTGATAGGAGAATTCAGGCACAATGGAGAGATTAAGGAAGTCAGGTTTAACCTTGCCAGTGAATGAAACCTTAATTCTGATTGAGTCGTCAGGTTGATAAACAGCGTGTTCTGTGCTGACTGAAACATATTGGGACTGTTCCTGAGGTAACTTCAACTTCGACAAGCTATCAGTCTGAGGGATATTTGCTTCAACTGTCAAAACATCAACAATCTCAGGATGAAGGATCTTTAATCGAATTCCCGGAAACACAGCAGATGTCCCGATTCTCATTCTCTTGGTATAGAAACTAAGCAGATAGTAGCCTGAAAATGTTTTTTCGGGAATTGTAAGGCTTCCAGTAACTCTTCCTTGTTTAACCGGGAACTTTCCTCCCACCATTTGAGCACCTTCAGCACTTAACAGTTCACAATACAACACTTTATCTGATTCATTATCTGAGCTCTTGACTGGTTGCTTTGAGATTGCCGTGAATTGAATTTTCTCTCCGGATATATAAAAAGTCCGGTCGGTCCAAACAGCCCAATCCTGCTCCCCTTCTTCAATCGATTGTGACATCAGCGAAAAAGCCGGGAATAATGTAAATATGAATAGGATGAAATTCCTTATTGTTTTATTTTCCATCGTCAATAGGGCCAAAATTCAGGTTTCTCCAGTCTGCCTCCCATGCGTCTGCAATCAACACACTCAAAACTCAGTATGCGAAGTGCTCCTTCTTCATTGTAATAATAATAAACCGGCTCTCCGAAAATCAATAATTCTGTCCAGCCTCTTATCGGCAGAGAGGATTCAATGCACTTATTACTGAATTCAAGATTAATTCCCGGAATATCCTTAAAAAAGAATCGTTTTCCTGATTCAGCGGCTGAATAGAAAAACCCTAATACTTCCATATCCGGATCTGTAACATTGTGAATATTCCCTTTGAGCAATACCGGTTGTTTATCGTACAATCCCCCTTGTCCGGAGCTATTGGATTTGAGCTTATCCCAGTAGTTGTAAGCTGATTCAGTCAGGGTGAATTGTTTCACCATCATGCTATACAGAATACCGAGTCTTGTAGTTGAATAGCCATTCACCATGTGAAGGGGTAATTGCTTATATTCATTTCTGACGAGATTTGTGGTAGAAAGTGTATAGATATCCTTCAGAGGTATAGTTGCCCAGCAGATATTTCGCGAATAATCCGGGGGATAGATCTTATGCCACTGTCCGTCATAATAATTTTCGGCAGGGCGGGCAGATTTGTATTCCCAGGTCTCAGTAATCTCCCATTTATAAAATCTGCTGTCATAGCCTTCACCTGACAAATCCAGATAAAACTGTGCGCCATATTTTTGAGCAAGGGATTCATCACCAGGAATTTCTTCAACAATATAATAGGCTGTATCCATGGGGGGGCCGTTCAGCATTTTGTCGAACTCAGAGACAATATGCATGCTATCAGGAGTATATAAATCCAGGCGATAAGAACGGCCAGTTACGACCTGCCCCTGTTCCAACCAAATCTTATAGGCCCCATCAGAAGTCTCATTCAGTGAAAAACTGCCACCTTCATCATCAATGATATTCACTTTACAGCCTGAAACCGGGATAAACTCAGATAATTCAACCGGAGAGGAGCGTGAAATGGTAATTTCTTGCCAGCCAGGCTGATTAGTGATACGACCGGAAACGACATACTTGTTTAATGCCTGACTATCAAGCTCAGGATAATACTGCTTTATACAGGATGATGCCACTGCTATCAGCAGGCAAAGTAAGAATCCTTTAACTAGCTGCATAATTACCGAGTTTAAACGACCAGGTTATTGTAAAAATGGGGATTCCAATTACTGAATACTGGTAACTTCTTATTTTACCATTTTCAGAAACAAAGTAGACAGAATATGGATTTTGCCTGCCAGTAAGGTTGTAAACACCAAGTATTAATGAATTATGTAAAGGCTTATGCCTCCGAAGGTTTCCTTCTATTGTCAATGCCACGTCCATTCTGAAATAATCAGGGATTCGGTAGGCATTTCTTTCTGAATACTCAACATATGGGATACCATTCTGGTAATAAACAGAGATAGGATATGTAACAGGTTTCCCGGTTTGATAACTGACAACAGTTGATGCAGTTACGCGACGATTAATATGATAGTTGATCACGGCATTAACTACATGTGGAATATCATAATTCGCAGGATAGGATAGACCATTATTAATTTTTTGCCAGACTTTTTCTCCATTTATCTGCACAACAGACCTTGAATAAGTATAAGAGAGCCAACCTTCTATCCGTCGTCCATTTCTCTTTACCAGGCATTCAAAGCCATAAGCATCTTGTTTTCCGGGGAGCAGCAAGGTTTCTGAGTGAGGATTATCCATGAAATCAGCACCATCAATAAATTCAGGATTATCAATGATCTTTTTATAATATGTTTCGAAGGCTGTTTC includes:
- a CDS encoding DUF4249 domain-containing protein, producing MQLVKGFLLCLLIAVASSCIKQYYPELDSQALNKYVVSGRITNQPGWQEITISRSSPVELSEFIPVSGCKVNIIDDEGGSFSLNETSDGAYKIWLEQGQVVTGRSYRLDLYTPDSMHIVSEFDKMLNGPPMDTAYYIVEEIPGDESLAQKYGAQFYLDLSGEGYDSRFYKWEITETWEYKSARPAENYYDGQWHKIYPPDYSRNICWATIPLKDIYTLSTTNLVRNEYKQLPLHMVNGYSTTRLGILYSMMVKQFTLTESAYNYWDKLKSNSSGQGGLYDKQPVLLKGNIHNVTDPDMEVLGFFYSAAESGKRFFFKDIPGINLEFSNKCIESSLPIRGWTELLIFGEPVYYYYNEEGALRILSFECVDCRRMGGRLEKPEFWPY
- the msrA gene encoding peptide-methionine (S)-S-oxide reductase MsrA, encoding MFATQRIIITLLFFIPLLAGCNQVDKKIMTNEQSITAEAGNDTATFGMGCFWCTEAVFQQLKGVVSVTSGYTGGNVKNPAYREVCTGLTGHAEVSQIVYDTNIISFSELLEVFWTAHDPTTLNRQGADQGTQYRSAVFYHNESQKQLAETYKKKLNEEKAYPNPVVTEISPLTIFYKAEDYHMDYYNTNGSAPYCKFVIEPKVEKIRKVFKEKTR